A portion of the Corynebacterium occultum genome contains these proteins:
- the tatB gene encoding Sec-independent protein translocase subunit TatB, which translates to MFDNIGWVEIFTIVVIGLIIIGPEKLPDVIKDVRAAIFAARRAISNARAELDGEFGEEFNQFREPINKVAHYGRMGPKAAITKALFDDDQEFMDSFDPKKIMEGDTAGKAARAAQQPQVEQVPRPPSQDRSAQTIAENTSKKEGREEPRGGFSWADIT; encoded by the coding sequence GTGTTTGACAATATTGGTTGGGTCGAGATCTTCACCATTGTGGTCATTGGTTTGATCATCATCGGCCCGGAGAAGCTTCCCGACGTGATCAAGGATGTCCGCGCGGCCATTTTCGCGGCCCGCCGTGCCATCTCCAATGCCCGTGCCGAACTCGACGGCGAGTTCGGTGAGGAATTCAACCAATTCCGGGAGCCGATCAACAAGGTCGCCCACTATGGGCGCATGGGCCCCAAGGCAGCCATCACCAAGGCGCTCTTCGATGATGACCAGGAGTTCATGGACTCCTTCGACCCGAAGAAGATCATGGAGGGTGACACCGCAGGCAAAGCCGCGCGTGCCGCCCAGCAGCCCCAGGTGGAGCAGGTACCCCGCCCACCCAGTCAGGATCGCAGCGCCCAGACCATCGCCGAGAACACCTCCAAGAAGGAGGGTAGGGAAGAACCCCGCGGCGGCTTCTCCTGGGCGGACATCACCTAA
- a CDS encoding Mrp/NBP35 family ATP-binding protein, giving the protein MSQVTESAVRSALSRVEDPEIGKPITELGMVKSIAVDGDDVAVEIYLTIAACPMKNTLTTNTQAAVEELEGVGKVSVTTDVMSDQQRRELRTSLRGDAAQPEIPFAQPGSTTRVYAVASGKGGVGKSSMTVNLATALAARGLRVGILDADIYGHSVPGMLGNEDNPHQVDDMIMPPIAHNVKVISIAHFVEGNAPVVWRGPMLHRAIQQFLSDVFWGDLDFLFLDLPPGTGDVAISVAQLVPNAELLIVTTPQAAAAQVAERAGTISQQTRQRVAGVIENMGAMVMPDGSTMEIFGSGGGEIVAERLSTLTGSEVPLLGQVPLDPKLREHGDDGSPIVISEPGSPTAQAINTIVDKLMVRRSSIAGKPLGLGVTRH; this is encoded by the coding sequence ATGTCTCAAGTAACTGAATCCGCTGTCCGCAGCGCGCTGTCCCGCGTAGAGGATCCAGAGATCGGTAAGCCCATCACTGAACTCGGCATGGTCAAGTCCATTGCCGTGGACGGCGATGATGTCGCGGTGGAGATTTACCTCACCATCGCCGCTTGTCCGATGAAGAACACCCTGACCACCAATACCCAGGCCGCGGTCGAGGAACTCGAGGGCGTCGGCAAGGTCAGCGTGACCACCGACGTGATGAGTGATCAGCAGCGTCGTGAGCTGCGCACCTCCCTGCGCGGTGATGCCGCCCAGCCGGAGATCCCCTTCGCGCAGCCCGGCTCCACCACCCGGGTCTATGCCGTGGCCTCCGGTAAGGGCGGCGTCGGCAAGTCCTCCATGACCGTCAACCTGGCCACCGCCCTGGCTGCCCGCGGCCTGCGGGTCGGCATTCTCGACGCCGACATCTACGGCCACAGTGTGCCGGGCATGCTCGGCAATGAGGATAACCCCCACCAGGTCGACGACATGATCATGCCGCCGATCGCCCACAATGTGAAGGTCATCTCCATCGCCCACTTCGTGGAGGGCAACGCCCCCGTCGTGTGGCGTGGCCCGATGCTGCACCGCGCCATCCAGCAGTTCCTCTCCGATGTCTTCTGGGGCGACCTGGACTTCCTCTTCCTGGACCTGCCCCCGGGCACCGGTGATGTCGCCATCTCCGTGGCCCAGCTGGTTCCCAATGCCGAGCTGTTGATCGTGACCACTCCGCAGGCTGCGGCCGCCCAGGTGGCGGAGCGTGCCGGCACCATCAGCCAGCAGACCCGCCAGCGGGTGGCCGGCGTGATCGAGAACATGGGTGCCATGGTCATGCCCGATGGCTCCACCATGGAGATCTTCGGCAGCGGTGGCGGCGAGATCGTCGCGGAGCGGCTGTCCACCCTGACCGGCAGCGAGGTACCGCTGCTGGGCCAGGTCCCGCTGGATCCGAAGCTGCGGGAGCACGGCGACGATGGCTCCCCGATCGTCATCTCCGAGCCGGGCTCCCCCACTGCCCAGGCCATCAACACCATCGTCGACAAGCTGATGGTGCGCCGCAGCTCCATCGCCGGCAAACCCCTGGGGCTGGGCGTCACCCGCCACTGA